Below is a window of Methylosinus sp. PW1 DNA.
GGCGCCGCGCGAATTGCGTTCCCCGATCGATTCTTCGCTCATCGGCTCCATCGTCGAGGCCGATGTCGAAACCGCCCGCGCCGCAATAGCGATAGCTTCACGCGCCTTTCCCGCATGGGAGGCGACGCCTGTAGAAGCGCGCGCCGCCATTCTCGAGCGCGCCGCCGATCTCGTCGAGGCGCGCCGCGGCTTTCTCATAGCATTGCTGCAACGAGAGGGCGGCAAGACGCTCGACGATGCGCTCGCGGAAATACGGGAGGCGGCCGATCTCACCCGCTATTATGCGGAGCAGGCCCGGCGGCTCTGCGCTGAAGAGAATCTTCCCGGTCCGACGGGCGAAGACAATCGCTTGCGACGGCGTGGGCGTGGCATTTTCGTCTGCATCTCGCCATGGAATTTTCCATTGGCGATTTTTCTCGGCCAAGTCGCCGCTGCGCTCGCGGCCGGCAATTGCGCCATCGCCAAGCCCGCGGAGCAGACGCCGCTCGTCGCGCGCGAGGCCGTCGCGCTTCTGCATGAAGCGGGCGTCCCGCGCGACGCTCTTCATTATATGCCGGGCGCCGGCGCACTCGGCGCTGCGCTCGTGGCGGACGAGCATGTCGCCGGTGTCGTCTTCACCGGCTCGAGCGAAGCCGCGCATTCCATCAACCGAACGCTCGCGGCGTCGAATGGGCCGATCGTTCCGCTCATTGCCGAGACCGGCGGCGTCAACGCGATGATCGTCGATTCGACAGCTCTGCTCGAGCAAGTGGTCGACGACGTGCTCGCGTCGGCGTTTCGTTCCGCGGGGCAGCGATGCTCGGCGCTGCGTCTTCTCTGCCTGCAGGACGATATCGCCGAGGACGCGCTCGCCATGCTGATCGCCGCGACGAAGGAGCTGCGCATCGGCGATCCGCGCGATCCTTCCACACACATCGGCCCCGTCATCGATAGCGCGGCGCAAGCGCGGCTTTACGACTATTTGGCGCAGCGCCGCGCGCAAGGGCGCGTGCTCTACGCCGGCGAGGCGCCGCAGCGCGGCAGCTTCGTCGCGCCGCATATCGTAAAGCTCGATCGCGCCGGCGATCTGCGCGAGGAGATTTTCGGTCCCGTCCTCCATATTGCGACCTGGCGCGCAGAGGATGAAAAGGATTTGTCGACTCTCATCGATGAAATTTCCGCAAATGGATTCGGCCTCACAATGGGTCTGCACACGCGCATAGAGGCGCGCATGCGCATGTTCGCGGAGGCGACGCCTGCCGGCAATCTCTATGTCAATCGCAACATGATCGGAGCCGTCGTCGGCAGCCAGCCTTTCGGCGGATCGCGCATGAGCGGCACCGGGCCGAAAGCCGGCGGCCCCGACTATCTGCGCCGCTTCTTGCGCGAGGAGACGGTGACGATCAACACCGCCTCCTTCGGCGGCGACTCGCGACTGCTGGCGATGAAGGAGTGACGCTAATGAGGCTCCGCCAGCGTTCTCGGTCTTGAAACGCGATGCGCCCGCCAAATATAGGCTTTTATCGCGTCCGGAGGCTCGGGACCGATGCGTCACTGGATTCCTTCGCTCGATTTCGCGCTTGGCGAAACCGCCGACATGTTGCGTGATCAGGTCGAATCTTTCGCCGCGCGAGAGATCGCGCCGCGCGCCGCGACGATCGATCGCGAGAATGACTTCCCTTCCGATCTCTGGCCCAAAATGGGCGCGCTCGGTCTGCTCGGCGTGACCGTCGAGGAAGAATATGGCGGCGCCGGGCTCGGCTATCTCGAGCATGTCGTCATTATGGAGGAGCTGAGCCGCGCCTCAGCTTCCGTAGGCCTCTCCTATGGCGCGCATTCCAATCTCTGCGTCAATCAGCTGCGTCGCAACGGCACATCCGAGCAGAAGCGACGCTATTTGCCCAAGCTCGTGTCCGGCGAGCACATAGGCGCCCTCGCCATGTCCGAGCCGGACGCCGGCTCCGATGTGGTCAATATGTCGATGCGCGCAGAAAGGCGCGGCGACCGCTATGTGCTGAATGGCGATAAAATGTGGGTGACGAATGGTCCCAACGCCGATGTCGTCATCGTCTATGGCAAGACGGCACCCGCCGCAGGCGCGCATGGCATTACCGCTTTTATCATAGAGAAGGGTTTCAAAGGCTTCACGCCCGCGCAAAAGCTCGACAAGCTCGGCATGCGCGGCTCCAACACATGCGAATTGCTGTTTAGCGATTGCGAGGTTCCAGAAGAGAATGTGCTCGGCCTGCCGGAGCGCGGCGTGAATGTTCTGATGAGCGGGCTCGACTATGAGCGCGCCGTTCTCGCCGGGGGGCCGATCGGCATCATGCGCGCCTGCATGGATATTGTCGTGCCCTATGTGCATGATCGCAAGCAATTCGGCCAGCCGATCGGCGAGTTCCAGATCATGCAGGCCAAGCTCGCCGATATGTATACGGCGCAAAATGCGGCGCGCGCCTATGTCTATGCCGTCGCGCGCGCCTGCGACCGGGGCCGCACGACGCGCAAGGACGCCGCCGGCGCCATTCTCTTCGCCGCGGAGAGCGCGACGCGAATGGCGCTCGAAGCCATCCAATGCCTCGGCGGCAATGGCTATATCAATGATTATCCAACCGGCCGGCTGCTGCGCGACGCCAAGCTCTATGAGATCGGCGCCGGCACCAGCGAGATTCGTCGCATGCTGATCGGCCGTGAGCTTTACAGCGAAACTGCGTGACGGTCGAGGCGAGCTGCCGCAAGAAAAGAATTGGCCAAGAGAGAATTTGGCAATGACAGTTCTGGAGACGAGCTTGGATACGAGCTCTGCGCAATTCGCGACCAATGCGCGGGCGATGCGCGGCCTCGTCGCCGATCTGCGCGCAACCGCCTCACGCATCGCCGAAGGCGGCGGCGCGGCTGCGCGCGAGAAGCATGTCGCTCGCGGCAAGATGACAGCGCGCGACCGCATAGACGCGCTCATCGATCCCATGTCGCCCTTTCTCGAGATCGGCCAATTCGCCGCCTATGATCTCTATGACGGCGAGGCGCCTTGCGCCGGCGTCATCGCGGGAGTCGGGCGCATTTGCGGCCGCGCCTGCATGATCCTCGCCAATGACGCGACCGTGAAAGGCGGCGTCTATTTTCCGCTGACCGTGAAAAAGCATTTGCGCGCGCAAGAGATCGCCGCGCAGAACCGCCTGCCGTGCCTCTATCTCGTCGATAGCGGCGGCGCCAATCTGCCGCGTCAGGACGAGGTGTTTCCCGATCGCGATCATTTCGGCCGCATTTTCTATAATCAGGCGCAAATGTCCGCCGCGGGCATAGCGCAGATCGCCGTCGTCATGGGCTCTTGCACGGCCGGCGGAGCCTATGTGCCCGCAATGTCGGACGAGTCCATCATCGTACGCGATACCGGCACGATTTTTCTCGCCGGGCCGCCGCTGGTGCGCGCCGCGACAGGCGAGGTCGTGACAGCGGAAGAATTGGGCGGCGCCACAGTACATGCCCGCAGCTCCGGCGTCGTCGATCATTATGCGGAGAATGACGGCCATGCGCTCGGCATCGCGCGCGACATCGTCGCGACGCTCGGCGCGGCGCCGTCGCCGTCACTGCAGAAGCGCGAGGCGCGCGAGCCGCTCTATGATCCGATGGAGATCTATGGTCTGGTTCCGACCGATCGCCGCCGTCAATATGACGCGCGCGAGCTGATCGCGCGGCTCGTCGATGCGAGCGATTTCGACGAGTTCAAGAAGCTCTATGGCGAGACGCTCGTCGCCGGCTTCGCGCATATTTGCGGCTATCGCATCGGCGTGCTCGCGAATAATGGCGTGCTGTTCGGCGAAAGCGCGCTCAAGGGCGCACATTTCATCGAGCTGTGCGCGCAACGCGGGATTCCTCTGCTGTTTCTGCAGAATGTCACCGGCTTCATGGTCGGTCGTGATTATGAGGCGCGCGGCATCGCCAAGGATGGCGCAAAAATGGTGACGGCGGTGGCGACCGCCGCTGTTCCGAAATTCACAGTCATCGTCGGCGGCAGCTTCGGCGCTGGCAATTATGCGATGTGCGGCCGCGCCTATGGTCCGCGCTTCCTGTGGAGCTGGCCCAATGCGCGCATCTCCGTGATGGGCGGAGAGCAGGCGGCCGATGTTCTCTCCCGCGTGCGCGGCGACAGCTACACCGCCAAAGGGCGCGATTGGCCGCAAGCCGACCATGACGCCTATCAAGCGCAAATCCGCGCGCAATATGAGCGGCAAGGCCACCCCTATTATGCGAGCGCGCGTCTTTGGGACGACGGTGTCATCGACCCGGCGGATACGCGCCGCGTGCTTGCGCTCTCTCTCGCCACGGCGTCCAATGCGCCGCTCGAGGCGACGCGATTCGGCCTGTTCCGCATGTGAGGCGCAAATGTCCCTTCTTCGCTCGTCACTCGATTCCCGCGGCGTGGCCACTCTCACGCTCGCACGACCGGAGCGTCGCAATGCGCTGGACCACGCAATGGTCGTCGAGCTCATCGCGGCTCTGGAAAGTGCAGCGAACGATTCGCAGACGCGCATTCTCCTGCTCGCTGGCGACGGCCCCGCCTTTTGCGCCGGCGGCGACATAGAATGGATGAAGCGCGTCGCCGCAGACACGCCGCGCGCCAATGAAGAGGATGCGCTTCTGCTCGCGCGCGCGATGCGCGCGCTCGACACGCTGCCCAAGCCGACGCTCACGCGGATCCATGGCCCGGCCTATGGCGGCGGCGTCGGCCTCGTCGCCTGCTGTGACATCGCCGTCGCGAGCGATGCCGCGAGCTTTTGCTTGAGCGAAGCGAGGATCGGCCTCACGCCCTCGGTGATCGGTCCTTATGTTCAGCGCGCGATCGGCGCGCGCCAGGCGCGACGCTATTTTCTCAGCGCCGAGACGATCTCCGCGACACAGGCGCGCGCGCTCGGCCTCGTTCACGAGATCGCCCCCGCCACAGAGCTGGACGCGCGAGTCGCGCGCATCGTGGATGCGCTGCTCGCCGGCGCGCCCGGCGCGCAAGCCGAGGCGAAAGCCTCCGTGGCGCTCTTTGCCGAACGACCAATCGACGAAGCGCTGATGCGCGAGACGGCGCAGCGGATCTCCGCGCGGCGCGCATCTGCGGAAGGAAAGGAGGGTCTCGCGGCTTTCCTCGAGAAGCGCGCCCCCTATTGGAGACGGGATCGCGACGATGCTTCGTAAGATTCTCATCGCCAATCGGGGCGAGATCGCATGCCGCGTGATCGCGACCGCGCGGCGCATGGGCGTCATCGCGGCCGCCATCTATTCGGACGTCGACGCGCAGGCGCGTCATGTCGCGCTCGCCGACGAAGCCTATCCACTGGGCGCGGCGCCAGCGCGCGAGAGCTATCTCGCAATCGACAAGATCATCGCCGCCGCGCGCCGCGCGGGCGCGCAGGCCGTTCATCCCGGCTATGGCTTTCTCTCCGAGAACGCGGCATTCGCGGAGCGTTGCGCCGAGGCCGACCTCGTCTTCATCGGACCGACGCCGCAAGCCATGCGTCTCATGAGCTCCAAGACGCACGCACGCGCATTGATGGAAAGCGCCGGCGTGCCGATCGTGCCGGGCTTTCACGGCGCGCAAGATATCGAGAGCCTCGCCGCAGCGGCGATACGCATCGGCTTTCCCGTGCTCGTCAAGGCTTCGGCGGGCGGCGGCGGCAAAGGCATGCGCCGCGTCGCGACGCGGGGCGAGCTGCGCGGCGCGATCGAGAGCGCGCGGCGAGAGGCGGCGTCCGCATTCGGCGACGATTCGCTGCTGATCGAGAAGGCGCTCGATGGCGCGCGGCATATAGAAGCGCAGATTTTCGGCGATGCGCATGGCGCCCTCGTCGCTTTCCCAGAACGTGACTGCTCGATCCAACGCCGTCATCAGAAGATCATCGAGGAGACGCCCGCACCGGGCCTTTCGACAGAGCTGAGGTACGCCTTGCGCGAGGCCGCGCTCGCCGCCGGGCGCGCGGTCTCCTATATCGGCGCCGGAACGGTCGAATTTCTCGTGAAGGACGACAGCTTCTACTTTCTCGAGATGAACACGCGGCTGCAGGTGGAGCATCCGATCACCGAAATGATATCGGGCGTCGATCTCGTGGAATGGCAGCTGCGCGTCGCGTCCGGCGAGAAGCTGCCCGCGCGCCGAGACGAGATCGCGCCGCATGGACATTCGATCGAAGCGCGACTCTATGCGGAGACGCCGGCGCGCGATTTTCTGCCTTGTGTCGGCCGGCTCGAGCACTGGCGCACGCCGCGCGAGGATGGCGCTATTCGTGTCGAAACCGGCGTGCGTGAAGGCGATGCGGTAACGCCATTCTACGATCCGCTGCTCGCCAAGATCGTCGCGCATGGCGAAGACCGAGAGACCGCCCGCGCAAAGCTCGCCGCGGCGCTGCGTGATTGCGAGATCGTGGGCGTGGAGACGAATCTGCTGTTGCTGCGCGCAATTCTCGACAGCGAAGCGTATGCCGCGGGCGAGATCGACACGGGATTTCTTCCGCGTCATCTCGAGCTTATCCTCGCGGGATCGGAAGCGCTGGACGAGGACGCCGAAACCCTCGTGCTCGCAGCGGGCGCCGCCGCTCGGCTACGCCGTCTTCGCGCCGAGCGCAATGAGGAGACGCCTTGGGATGCGAGCGACGCTTGGCGCCTGAATGGCGCGGCGCGGCAGAAGCTGCTCGTCCGTTTCCAGGATCGCGACATTCCCTTGACGATCGCGCCCCTGCCCAAGGGCGCCTTCCGCTTGCAAACCCCCAAGTCGCTGCATTTCGTCGCGCTCGAGAGCGACGCAGAACACATGAGCCTGCGCATCGACGGCGTCGCGCGAAAGCTTTCGATCGTCGAGCGCCCAAAAGGCTTCGTCATCATATGGAATGGACGCAACCACGAGCTTTCGCTCGTCGATCCGCTCGCGCCGCCGCGCGCGGAACGCGATGACGAGGCGGCGCTCGCGGCGCCGCTGCCGGCGCGCGTCACCGGACTCTTCGCCAGCGTCGGCGAGAGCGTGAAGAAAGGCGCGCCGCTCGTCATGCTCGAGGCGATGAAGATGGAAATCGCATTGTCGGCGCCGCGAGACGGGCGCATATCGGAGATTCGGACGACGATCGGCGATATGGTGCGGCAGGGCGAGCGGCTGATCGTCTTCGCCGAGGGAGAAGCGGCATGAAGATTCCGCAACGCGTGCGCATCGTCGAGGTCGGCCCGCGCGACGGCCTGCAGAATGAAAGCGCGATGGTTTCAGTGGAGACCAAGGTCACGCTGATCGAGAAGCTGGCCGCGGCGGGGCTGCGCGACATAGAAGCGGGAAGCTTCGTCTCGGCGAATCGCGTTCCGCAAATGGCGGATACCAAGCGCGTGCTCGCACATCTTCGTTTGCCGCCGCATGTTCATCTGTCCGTTCTCATTCCCAATACGCGCGGACTCGAGGAAGCGCTCGCTTGCGGCGTGCGCGGCGTCGCCATTTTCGCCGCGGCGAGCGAGAGCTTTTCGAAAGAAAATATCGGCTGCACAATCACGGAGAGCCTGACGCGTTATGCGCCCGTCGTCGAAGCGGCGGTCGGCGCAGGGCTCGAGGTGCGCGGCTATATTTCCTGCGCGCTCGGCTGTCCCTATGAAGGCGAGGTCGCGCCACGCGCCGTCGCGACGCTGGCCCGCGATCTCGCAGCGCTCGGCTGCCACGAGATTTCACTCGGCGACACGATCGGCGTCGGCGTGCCTTTGCAAGCGCGGCGGCTCGTGGAAGAGGTCGGACGCGACGTTCCCTTGGCGCAGATCGCGGTTCATTTTCATGACAGCTATGGCCAGGCGCTCGCCAATATATTCGCTTGCGTAGAGATGGGCGTCGGCGTCGTCGACGCATCCGTCGCGGGCCTCGGCGGCTGTCCCTTCGCGCCGGGTGCGAGCGGCAATGTCGCAACGGAGGATGTTGTCTATATGCTCGAGCGTTCGGGAATCGAGACGGGCGTCGATCTCGCCGCGCTGATAGATGCAGGCGGTTTCATTTGCGAAAGCCTCGGACGCGAGACGGCGAGCCGCGCCGCGCGCGCATCGCTTCTCCAGCGCGAGAAAAGGCGCCGCGCATGAGCGATATTCTCGTCTCTCGCACGCGCAAGGTCGGGCGCCTGTCGTTGAACCGGCCGAAGGCGCTGAACAGCCTGACGCTGGATATGGTGCGCGATTTTTCCACCGCGCTCGACTCCTTCGGCGCCGATCGGGAGATCGTCGCCGTCGTGGTGACGGGCGAGGGCCAACGCGGCTTTTGCGCCGGCGGCGATATTCGCGCGCTCTATGAGTTGCGCGTCGGCGACCGCAGCCTCTATGAGACGTTCTGGCGCGAGGAATATCGGCTGAACGCGCGCATCGCCGCCTTTCCGAAGTCCTATGTCGCGATGATGGATGGAATCGTCATGGGCGGCGGCGTCGGCCTTTCCGCGCATGGCAATTTTCGTATCGTCACGGAGCGCACGCGTCTCGCTATGCCAGAGACGGCGATCGGCTTTATTCCCGACGTCGGCGGCTCCTGGCTGCTCACGCGCAATGGCGGCGTTGGGCGCTTCATGGCGCTTTCCGGCATGACGGTCGGTCCGCATGACGCGATCTTCGCCGGGCTCGCGGATGTGCTCGTGGATTCGGCCTCGCTGCCAGAGCTGCTCGCCCTTCTGAGCGATATAAGCGAGGCGGAAGAGCTGCGGCCGCTGCTGGCGCGCTTCGCCAAATCATCCGGCCTCGGCGCCTTGTCGCGACACGAGACTTTGCTGCGGCGCGTGACGGCGCATTCGAGCGTCGAGCGCCTCATCGCCGCGCTCGAGACAGAGGGTTCGGAGTTCGCGCGCGAGGCGGCGGCGACGCTCGCCATGCGCTCGCCGACGAGCCTGAAAGTGACGCTGCAGCTGCTGCGCCGCGCGGCGGATGCGGAAAATCTGGAAGCGTGCCTGCGCCAGGAATTTCGCACGGCTTGCAATCTTCTTTCGACGCATGATCTCTTTGAGGGTATTCGCGCCGCCGTCATCGACAAGGATCGCGATCCGCATTGGTCGCCGGCGACGCTCGCGGAAGTGGACGACGCCTCGGTGAAGGCGCTGCTCGATGGCGGCGCGGCGCCGGAGTTCGAATTTCGAGCCTGGACATGAGCGAGAGCTTCGATCCCGTGGTCATCATCGGCGCGGCGCGCACGCCGATCGGCGCGATGCTCGGCGAGCTGAAGAGAGTTTCGGCGCCGGAGCTCGGCGCGGCGGCGATTCGCGCCGCGGTGGCGCGCGCCGACGCGCCGACAGATCAGATCGACGATGTGCTCATGGGCTGCGTGCTGACAGCGGGCCTCGGCCAGGCGCCGGCGCGGCAGGCGTCGCTCGCCGCCGGTCTGCCGGAGGCCGCGGGCTGCGTGACGATCAATAAAATGTGCGGCTCCGGCATGAAGGCGATCCAGCTCGCGCATGACCAACTGCTCGCCGGCAGCTCGCACGCCATCGTCGCCGGCGGCATGGAGAGCATGAGCAATGCGCCCTATCTGCTCGAGCGCGCGCGCGAAGGCTATCGCATGGGGCATAAGAAGCTCCTCGATCATATGTTTCTCGACGGGCTCGAGGACGCCTATGACAAGGGCCGTCTGATGGGCGATTTCGCCGAGGATTGCGCGACGACGCATCAATTCACGCGGCAAATGCAGGATGATTATGCGACGCTCTCGCTCGAGCGCGCGCGGCGTGCGGCGCAGCAGGGCGATTTCGACTGGGAGATCGCGCCGATCGAAGCGCATGACACGACGATCACGCGCGATGAATTGCCGTCGAAAGCGAAGATCGAGGCGATCATGAAATTGAAGCCGGCGTTTCGCGAGGGCGGCACGGTGACGGCGGCCAATTCCAGCGCCATTTCCGACGGCGCCGCGGCGCTGACCTTGATGCGGCGGGAGCGGGCCGAGCGCGCCGGCCTCGCGCCGCTGGCGATCATTCGCGCCCATGCGACCCATGCGGGGCCGCCCAATCTGTTTCCGACGGCGCCGATCTCGGCCATGCGCAAGCTCGCCGAGCGCCTCGGCTGGCCGCTGTCGAGCGTCGATCTCTTCGAGATCAACGAGGCTTTCGCCGTCGTCGTGATGGCGGCGATGCGCGAGCTCGATCTGCCGCGCGAAAAGGTGAATGTGCATGGCGGCGCCTGCGCGCTCGGTCATCCGATCGGCGCCTCGGGCGCGCGCATCGTCGTCACTCTGCTCGCGGCGCTGCGCAAATATGGGCTGCGACGCGGCGTCGCCGCGCTCTGCATCGGCGGCGGCGAGGCGGCGGCGGTGGCGATAGAGACGGTGAATTAGAGTGTTTTCGAGCGAAGTGGGAACCGGTTCGCGTGAAGAAAACACGACAGAATTGAACTCTAGCGCCAGCGCTGCGTCGCCATCATCTTGCGCAGACGCTCCTGCACCAGCGCTGTCGCAGCGTCGCGCAATGAGACGCGCATTGTGGAAGCGCGCGCGATGATCTCTCGCATGTTGCGGGAAATCTTTTCTTCTATCGCCGCGAAAGCGGCCTTCTCGTCGCCGCCGGCATATTCCACGGATGCGCAGATCACGCCGCCGGCGTTGGCGATGAAGTCGGGCGCGCTGACGATTCCACGCTCGAACATGATGCGCTCCGCCTCGGCGGTCGCCGGAATATTGGCGCCCTGCACCACGAGCTTGCATTGCAAGCCGCCGACATTATCGGCGCGCAACACATCCGGCCGCGCGGCGGGGATGAAAATATCGCAAGGCGCGGCGAGCAGCGCATCGGGCGCCAGCGCTTCGCCGCGCGCATGGCTGGCGACGCTGCGGCCTTCGCTGCGGATCTGCGCCAATGCGTCAATGTCGAGTCCGGCCGCGTCATAGATCGCGCCGCGGCGGTCGGAAGCGCCCACCAATATCGCGCCTTTGCGCGCGAGGAATCGCGCGGCGTGCCGACCGACAGCGCCGAAGCCTTCGACGACGACGCGCGCGCCCTCGAGCTTCAGCCCGGCGGATGGCGCGGCCGCCTCCGCGGCTATGGCGACGCCATAGCCTGTCGCGCCGATCTCATCGAGCGGAACGCCGCCGAGCACGGCAGGCAATCCCACGGCGCGGCCGATCTCGTCATGCACATAGGCCATGCAGGTTTCGTTCGTACCCATGTCCGGGCCGGGAATGTAATCGGTCAAGGGCTCGATCGCCTTGGCGAAGGCGCGAATGAGCTGCTCTTTCTCCTGCGGAGGCATCGCAGGATCGCCGAAGATGACGGATTTGCCGCCGCCGTGGCGCAGACCGCAGGCGGCGTTCTTCAACGTCATGGCGCGGGCGAGGCGGAAGCATTCTTCGAC
It encodes the following:
- a CDS encoding hydroxymethylglutaryl-CoA lyase, with the protein product MKIPQRVRIVEVGPRDGLQNESAMVSVETKVTLIEKLAAAGLRDIEAGSFVSANRVPQMADTKRVLAHLRLPPHVHLSVLIPNTRGLEEALACGVRGVAIFAAASESFSKENIGCTITESLTRYAPVVEAAVGAGLEVRGYISCALGCPYEGEVAPRAVATLARDLAALGCHEISLGDTIGVGVPLQARRLVEEVGRDVPLAQIAVHFHDSYGQALANIFACVEMGVGVVDASVAGLGGCPFAPGASGNVATEDVVYMLERSGIETGVDLAALIDAGGFICESLGRETASRAARASLLQREKRRRA
- a CDS encoding acetyl-CoA C-acyltransferase gives rise to the protein MSESFDPVVIIGAARTPIGAMLGELKRVSAPELGAAAIRAAVARADAPTDQIDDVLMGCVLTAGLGQAPARQASLAAGLPEAAGCVTINKMCGSGMKAIQLAHDQLLAGSSHAIVAGGMESMSNAPYLLERAREGYRMGHKKLLDHMFLDGLEDAYDKGRLMGDFAEDCATTHQFTRQMQDDYATLSLERARRAAQQGDFDWEIAPIEAHDTTITRDELPSKAKIEAIMKLKPAFREGGTVTAANSSAISDGAAALTLMRRERAERAGLAPLAIIRAHATHAGPPNLFPTAPISAMRKLAERLGWPLSSVDLFEINEAFAVVVMAAMRELDLPREKVNVHGGACALGHPIGASGARIVVTLLAALRKYGLRRGVAALCIGGGEAAAVAIETVN
- a CDS encoding isovaleryl-CoA dehydrogenase is translated as MRHWIPSLDFALGETADMLRDQVESFAAREIAPRAATIDRENDFPSDLWPKMGALGLLGVTVEEEYGGAGLGYLEHVVIMEELSRASASVGLSYGAHSNLCVNQLRRNGTSEQKRRYLPKLVSGEHIGALAMSEPDAGSDVVNMSMRAERRGDRYVLNGDKMWVTNGPNADVVIVYGKTAPAAGAHGITAFIIEKGFKGFTPAQKLDKLGMRGSNTCELLFSDCEVPEENVLGLPERGVNVLMSGLDYERAVLAGGPIGIMRACMDIVVPYVHDRKQFGQPIGEFQIMQAKLADMYTAQNAARAYVYAVARACDRGRTTRKDAAGAILFAAESATRMALEAIQCLGGNGYINDYPTGRLLRDAKLYEIGAGTSEIRRMLIGRELYSETA
- a CDS encoding carboxyl transferase domain-containing protein, with the protein product MTVLETSLDTSSAQFATNARAMRGLVADLRATASRIAEGGGAAAREKHVARGKMTARDRIDALIDPMSPFLEIGQFAAYDLYDGEAPCAGVIAGVGRICGRACMILANDATVKGGVYFPLTVKKHLRAQEIAAQNRLPCLYLVDSGGANLPRQDEVFPDRDHFGRIFYNQAQMSAAGIAQIAVVMGSCTAGGAYVPAMSDESIIVRDTGTIFLAGPPLVRAATGEVVTAEELGGATVHARSSGVVDHYAENDGHALGIARDIVATLGAAPSPSLQKREAREPLYDPMEIYGLVPTDRRRQYDARELIARLVDASDFDEFKKLYGETLVAGFAHICGYRIGVLANNGVLFGESALKGAHFIELCAQRGIPLLFLQNVTGFMVGRDYEARGIAKDGAKMVTAVATAAVPKFTVIVGGSFGAGNYAMCGRAYGPRFLWSWPNARISVMGGEQAADVLSRVRGDSYTAKGRDWPQADHDAYQAQIRAQYERQGHPYYASARLWDDGVIDPADTRRVLALSLATASNAPLEATRFGLFRM
- a CDS encoding enoyl-CoA hydratase/isomerase family protein, with the translated sequence MSDILVSRTRKVGRLSLNRPKALNSLTLDMVRDFSTALDSFGADREIVAVVVTGEGQRGFCAGGDIRALYELRVGDRSLYETFWREEYRLNARIAAFPKSYVAMMDGIVMGGGVGLSAHGNFRIVTERTRLAMPETAIGFIPDVGGSWLLTRNGGVGRFMALSGMTVGPHDAIFAGLADVLVDSASLPELLALLSDISEAEELRPLLARFAKSSGLGALSRHETLLRRVTAHSSVERLIAALETEGSEFAREAAATLAMRSPTSLKVTLQLLRRAADAENLEACLRQEFRTACNLLSTHDLFEGIRAAVIDKDRDPHWSPATLAEVDDASVKALLDGGAAPEFEFRAWT
- a CDS encoding biotin carboxylase N-terminal domain-containing protein translates to MLRKILIANRGEIACRVIATARRMGVIAAAIYSDVDAQARHVALADEAYPLGAAPARESYLAIDKIIAAARRAGAQAVHPGYGFLSENAAFAERCAEADLVFIGPTPQAMRLMSSKTHARALMESAGVPIVPGFHGAQDIESLAAAAIRIGFPVLVKASAGGGGKGMRRVATRGELRGAIESARREAASAFGDDSLLIEKALDGARHIEAQIFGDAHGALVAFPERDCSIQRRHQKIIEETPAPGLSTELRYALREAALAAGRAVSYIGAGTVEFLVKDDSFYFLEMNTRLQVEHPITEMISGVDLVEWQLRVASGEKLPARRDEIAPHGHSIEARLYAETPARDFLPCVGRLEHWRTPREDGAIRVETGVREGDAVTPFYDPLLAKIVAHGEDRETARAKLAAALRDCEIVGVETNLLLLRAILDSEAYAAGEIDTGFLPRHLELILAGSEALDEDAETLVLAAGAAARLRRLRAERNEETPWDASDAWRLNGAARQKLLVRFQDRDIPLTIAPLPKGAFRLQTPKSLHFVALESDAEHMSLRIDGVARKLSIVERPKGFVIIWNGRNHELSLVDPLAPPRAERDDEAALAAPLPARVTGLFASVGESVKKGAPLVMLEAMKMEIALSAPRDGRISEIRTTIGDMVRQGERLIVFAEGEAA
- a CDS encoding enoyl-CoA hydratase-related protein; protein product: MSLLRSSLDSRGVATLTLARPERRNALDHAMVVELIAALESAANDSQTRILLLAGDGPAFCAGGDIEWMKRVAADTPRANEEDALLLARAMRALDTLPKPTLTRIHGPAYGGGVGLVACCDIAVASDAASFCLSEARIGLTPSVIGPYVQRAIGARQARRYFLSAETISATQARALGLVHEIAPATELDARVARIVDALLAGAPGAQAEAKASVALFAERPIDEALMRETAQRISARRASAEGKEGLAAFLEKRAPYWRRDRDDAS
- a CDS encoding Glu/Leu/Phe/Val dehydrogenase; its protein translation is MSASSKSDAFPFVDEFGPAKIVYVSTPGVGLEAIVVIDNIAAGPAIGGVRMAPDVGVEECFRLARAMTLKNAACGLRHGGGKSVIFGDPAMPPQEKEQLIRAFAKAIEPLTDYIPGPDMGTNETCMAYVHDEIGRAVGLPAVLGGVPLDEIGATGYGVAIAAEAAAPSAGLKLEGARVVVEGFGAVGRHAARFLARKGAILVGASDRRGAIYDAAGLDIDALAQIRSEGRSVASHARGEALAPDALLAAPCDIFIPAARPDVLRADNVGGLQCKLVVQGANIPATAEAERIMFERGIVSAPDFIANAGGVICASVEYAGGDEKAAFAAIEEKISRNMREIIARASTMRVSLRDAATALVQERLRKMMATQRWR